A portion of the Syntrophorhabdaceae bacterium genome contains these proteins:
- a CDS encoding carboxymuconolactone decarboxylase family protein: protein MIQKRDEWRKTVNDEIKKRTQETAKKLWTGGIKMDPPYLTWKEFDKDLANDLSMFITGNLYSRTVLTLPERQMAACAMLAALGAADELKLHVNAALNVGCDPRKLAEVFFQLAPYGGMPLVNKALEVFRDVLKGRGEWETFTGGGK, encoded by the coding sequence GTGATACAAAAACGTGATGAATGGAGGAAGACAGTGAACGACGAGATAAAGAAAAGGACCCAGGAGACCGCAAAAAAACTGTGGACCGGAGGGATCAAAATGGATCCTCCCTACCTGACATGGAAGGAGTTCGACAAGGATCTGGCCAACGACCTCTCCATGTTCATCACGGGGAATCTTTATTCACGAACGGTCCTTACCCTGCCGGAGCGACAGATGGCCGCCTGCGCCATGCTCGCCGCACTCGGTGCGGCCGATGAACTGAAGCTCCATGTCAATGCCGCCCTCAATGTGGGATGCGACCCCAGGAAACTGGCCGAGGTCTTCTTCCAGCTCGCACCCTATGGAGGGATGCCGCTCGTGAACAAGGCCCTCGAAGTTTTCAGGGATGTTCTCAAGGGCCGCGGTGAATGGGAGACTTTTACCGGGGGCGGCAAGTAA
- the gdhA gene encoding NADP-specific glutamate dehydrogenase → MSVTSEILEKIKKQDPYEFEFHQAAEEVLECLEPTAKRHPEFVKAKIYERIVEPDRVVMFRVPWVDDRGDLQINRGYRIQYNNAIGPYKGGTRFHPSVNLGILKFLGFEQIFKNSLTTLAMGGAKGGSDFDPKGKSDNEVMRFCHAYMLELFRHIGPDCDVPAGDIGVGGREIGYMYGMYKKIMNDHTGVLTGKGLSFGGSLVRPEATGYGCVYFAAEMLATKGLDFKGKTVAVSGSGNVAQFAIEKVSQLGGKVITLCDSSSTIVDDQGISGDKCGYIMDLKNVQRGRISEYADRYDGAVCYIGESVWDVIKSQGIKVDIALPCATQNEIDAGHAEALVKNGCICVAEGSNMPTTPEAVRIFQEKGLLFGPGKAANAGGVATSGLEMSQNSMRLAWTREEVDARLLGIMKSIHRSCLDAAEMYGKKGDYVFGANVAGFLKVANSMLAYGYV, encoded by the coding sequence ATGTCAGTGACCAGCGAAATACTAGAAAAAATAAAGAAACAGGATCCTTATGAATTTGAGTTCCACCAGGCCGCCGAGGAAGTTCTGGAGTGCCTTGAGCCCACGGCGAAGAGACACCCGGAGTTTGTCAAGGCAAAGATATACGAAAGGATCGTCGAGCCCGACCGGGTGGTGATGTTTCGCGTGCCCTGGGTGGATGACAGGGGAGACCTGCAGATAAACAGGGGTTACCGCATCCAGTATAACAACGCCATCGGTCCCTACAAGGGCGGTACGCGCTTCCATCCCTCGGTCAATCTGGGCATTCTCAAATTTCTCGGGTTCGAGCAGATATTCAAGAACTCCCTTACGACGCTTGCCATGGGGGGCGCCAAGGGCGGCAGTGATTTCGACCCCAAGGGGAAATCGGACAATGAAGTGATGCGATTCTGCCACGCGTACATGCTTGAGCTCTTCAGGCATATCGGTCCCGACTGTGACGTGCCCGCGGGTGATATCGGTGTAGGCGGCCGGGAGATCGGCTATATGTACGGGATGTACAAGAAGATCATGAACGACCATACGGGCGTTCTCACGGGCAAGGGCCTGTCCTTCGGCGGGAGCCTCGTCAGGCCTGAGGCGACGGGATACGGCTGCGTATATTTCGCCGCAGAGATGCTTGCCACGAAAGGCCTCGACTTCAAGGGCAAGACGGTGGCAGTCAGCGGCTCCGGTAACGTAGCCCAGTTCGCCATCGAAAAGGTGAGCCAGCTTGGCGGGAAGGTCATTACCTTATGCGATTCCAGTTCGACGATCGTAGACGATCAGGGCATATCGGGCGACAAGTGCGGTTACATCATGGATCTTAAGAACGTCCAGAGGGGCAGGATAAGCGAATACGCCGATCGGTATGACGGCGCCGTCTGCTACATTGGCGAGAGCGTCTGGGATGTCATCAAGAGCCAGGGTATCAAGGTCGATATAGCACTGCCCTGCGCGACGCAGAACGAGATAGACGCGGGTCATGCCGAGGCGCTGGTGAAAAACGGCTGCATCTGCGTGGCGGAAGGCTCCAACATGCCAACAACGCCCGAGGCGGTCCGTATCTTCCAGGAGAAGGGCCTCCTGTTTGGCCCCGGGAAGGCCGCGAACGCCGGCGGCGTTGCCACGTCGGGTCTCGAGATGTCCCAGAACAGCATGAGGCTTGCATGGACACGCGAAGAGGTTGATGCCAGACTCCTGGGCATCATGAAGAGCATCCACAGGTCCTGTCTTGATGCGGCCGAGATGTACGGCAAGAAGGGCGACTACGTCTTCGGCGCCAATGTGGCCGGTTTCCTCAAGGTCGCAAATTCAATGCTGGCCTACGGTTATGTATGA
- a CDS encoding response regulator transcription factor, whose amino-acid sequence MTKRKILIVDDHPILRKGLTLLINQESDLVVCAEAENAQMALESIEKVVPDMAIVDISLPGIDGIELIKEIRLRHKDMAVLVVSMHDETLYAERSLRAGARGYIMKQEALEKVLVAIRKVLDGEIFVSDRITTKMLEKFVSVEGVSQGASPIDLLSNRELTVFRLIGQGNKTREIAERLHLSIKTVESYRAHIKEKLKLADGTDLLKYAIQWVQSAS is encoded by the coding sequence GTGACTAAAAGAAAGATCCTGATCGTTGATGACCACCCCATTCTGCGGAAGGGATTGACCCTGCTGATCAACCAGGAGTCCGACCTTGTCGTATGCGCCGAGGCGGAGAATGCCCAGATGGCCCTGGAGTCCATCGAGAAGGTCGTCCCCGACATGGCGATAGTGGACATCTCGCTGCCCGGCATCGATGGGATCGAACTCATCAAGGAAATCAGGCTTCGCCACAAGGACATGGCGGTCCTCGTGGTTTCCATGCATGACGAGACACTTTACGCGGAACGGTCGCTGCGGGCCGGAGCGCGGGGTTACATCATGAAACAGGAAGCGCTTGAAAAGGTGCTGGTCGCCATCAGAAAGGTCCTCGACGGCGAGATCTTCGTCAGTGACCGCATTACGACCAAAATGCTCGAGAAATTCGTGTCCGTCGAGGGGGTCAGTCAGGGCGCCTCGCCGATCGATCTCCTGAGCAACCGTGAACTGACCGTTTTCCGGCTCATCGGGCAGGGGAACAAGACCCGTGAGATAGCCGAACGACTCCACCTCAGCATCAAGACCGTCGAATCCTATCGGGCCCATATCAAGGAAAAACTGAAGCTCGCCGACGGAACAGACCTCCTCAAGTATGCGATCCAATGGGTCCAGAGCGCTTCCTGA
- a CDS encoding ATP-binding protein, with the protein MRARTPGDQKKSPIGEDKAQRNLATALKRAEDRVRRLTELDRRHELSKKELEKRTHELNERIKELNCLYTISGIVEKEGATLDEILQRTVDIVPDAWQYPDITASRITLGERSYVSRGFARTRWKQSQRIVVHGKDAGSLEVYYLEKRTTSDEGPFLKEERSLINVIAKRIGEIVERKFGEEALKESESKNRALLEAIPDLMFQIDGSGTLLGLHVGNFTALKSIAGKVIGGSVYCISDQERFLPRRLLDQVMVCVRQSISTQKAQIFEQHLSLGGEKRDFEVRIVMSGPNKALGIVRDTTRRKRLEREILEISGREQRRIGQDLHDSLCQHLAGIGFMGKVLEKKTATQQPIKPGDVLEIVGLIDQAITLTRGFARGLNPVRIEVDGLMMALIELASNVERLFGITCSFVYDNPVLLSDNAAATHLYRIVQEALNNAIKHGKADKVTIALRQDGEACILTVEDNGVGIGSVPAHGKGMGLNIMQYRASVIGAVLEIKGRTEGGTLIRCTFLNRHGAE; encoded by the coding sequence ATGCGTGCCAGGACCCCAGGAGATCAAAAGAAGTCCCCCATCGGCGAGGATAAAGCCCAAAGAAACCTCGCCACCGCCCTGAAGCGGGCCGAAGACAGGGTGCGGCGTCTTACCGAACTCGACAGGCGGCATGAGCTGTCGAAGAAAGAGCTCGAAAAAAGGACCCACGAACTCAACGAAAGGATCAAGGAACTCAACTGTCTCTATACCATATCGGGTATTGTCGAGAAGGAAGGGGCGACCCTGGACGAGATCCTGCAGAGGACCGTCGATATCGTCCCCGATGCATGGCAGTATCCCGATATCACCGCGAGCCGCATTACGCTGGGGGAGCGCTCCTACGTCAGCCGCGGCTTCGCGCGGACGCGGTGGAAACAATCACAGCGTATTGTCGTTCATGGGAAGGACGCCGGCTCGCTGGAGGTTTATTACCTGGAAAAAAGAACGACATCCGATGAGGGGCCTTTCCTCAAGGAGGAGAGGAGTCTTATCAATGTCATAGCCAAGCGCATAGGCGAGATCGTCGAGCGCAAGTTCGGCGAGGAGGCGCTCAAAGAGAGCGAATCGAAGAACCGTGCGCTTCTTGAGGCCATTCCCGACCTCATGTTCCAGATAGATGGTTCCGGGACGCTCCTGGGCTTGCATGTCGGTAATTTTACCGCCCTCAAGAGCATAGCCGGGAAGGTCATCGGGGGAAGCGTCTACTGTATATCAGACCAGGAGAGGTTCCTCCCCCGCAGGCTTCTGGACCAGGTCATGGTGTGCGTAAGACAGTCCATATCGACCCAGAAAGCGCAGATCTTTGAGCAGCACCTGTCTCTTGGCGGGGAAAAACGGGATTTCGAGGTCCGCATCGTCATGTCCGGTCCGAACAAAGCGCTGGGTATCGTGCGGGATACGACGAGGCGAAAACGCCTCGAGAGGGAGATTCTCGAGATAAGCGGCAGGGAGCAGCGAAGAATAGGCCAGGACCTTCATGACAGCCTCTGCCAGCACCTGGCGGGCATCGGTTTCATGGGGAAGGTGCTCGAGAAGAAGACCGCCACACAGCAGCCCATCAAGCCCGGGGATGTTCTCGAGATCGTCGGTCTTATCGACCAGGCCATAACGCTGACGCGGGGTTTCGCGCGCGGCCTTAACCCTGTGAGGATTGAGGTGGACGGGCTCATGATGGCCCTCATAGAACTGGCATCCAATGTGGAGCGTCTTTTTGGTATCACCTGCAGCTTCGTTTACGACAACCCCGTCCTCCTGAGCGACAACGCCGCGGCTACGCATCTTTACCGAATCGTCCAGGAGGCATTGAATAATGCCATAAAACATGGTAAGGCAGATAAGGTGACGATCGCCTTAAGGCAGGACGGCGAGGCCTGCATCCTGACCGTTGAGGACAACGGTGTGGGAATAGGCAGCGTCCCGGCCCATGGGAAGGGAATGGGGCTCAATATCATGCAGTACAGGGCTTCGGTGATCGGGGCCGTTCTGGAAATAAAGGGCCGCACCGAGGGCGGTACGCTGATACGCTGCACCTTTTTGAACAGGCACGGGGCTGAATAA
- a CDS encoding nitronate monooxygenase — MLPELTIKGKSVKLPIIQGGMGIGVSLSPLASAVAAEGGIGIVSSACLDRLLGKRNNKVYSTYDAVYEEVCLSREKGGVSGINIMVAIARDYDVTVKAAIDAKVDVIISGGGLPLTLPGITNPGETALVPIVSSVRALEVIYKKWERLGYRPDAVVLEGPLAGGHLGFKVGDLGLESNKLENLFPPIKDFASRHGDIPVIVAGGIYDRDDIARFLAMGADGVQMGTRFLATVESSATEAYKHAVVNAGPEDILVASSPGSPCGMPFMVIKESPMFVSALNNRRKPRCDKGYIMMKNREGRYAVCKAQEDRGGFFCICNGLLSSGGYNMDAEEPLYTVGVNGCRVDRISTVRDVMDELRGVIPATQIRSTEAA; from the coding sequence ATGCTGCCAGAACTTACCATCAAAGGAAAAAGCGTAAAACTGCCCATTATCCAAGGAGGTATGGGCATCGGTGTTTCCCTCTCACCCCTCGCGAGTGCCGTAGCTGCCGAAGGCGGCATCGGCATCGTCTCCAGCGCATGCCTCGACAGACTCCTCGGAAAACGCAATAACAAGGTATACAGCACCTATGACGCCGTCTATGAAGAGGTTTGCCTGTCACGGGAGAAAGGAGGCGTCTCGGGCATCAATATCATGGTCGCCATCGCCAGGGACTACGATGTCACCGTAAAAGCAGCCATCGACGCGAAGGTGGATGTCATCATTTCCGGAGGCGGGCTCCCGTTGACCCTCCCGGGGATCACAAACCCGGGCGAAACCGCCCTCGTTCCCATCGTCTCTTCGGTGAGAGCTCTCGAGGTCATCTACAAGAAATGGGAACGCCTTGGTTACCGGCCCGACGCCGTTGTGCTGGAAGGACCCCTTGCGGGCGGTCACCTTGGCTTCAAGGTGGGTGACCTCGGTCTCGAGTCCAACAAACTGGAGAACCTTTTCCCGCCCATAAAGGATTTCGCCTCACGTCACGGCGATATTCCCGTGATCGTCGCCGGCGGTATATACGACCGCGATGATATTGCAAGATTCCTCGCGATGGGTGCTGATGGGGTGCAGATGGGAACGCGCTTTCTCGCGACCGTCGAAAGCAGCGCCACCGAAGCATACAAGCATGCCGTCGTCAACGCGGGCCCGGAGGATATCCTTGTTGCCTCGTCGCCCGGTTCGCCCTGCGGGATGCCCTTCATGGTGATAAAGGAATCACCCATGTTTGTCTCGGCACTCAACAATCGAAGAAAGCCTCGCTGCGACAAGGGCTACATCATGATGAAAAATAGAGAGGGCCGCTACGCGGTCTGCAAGGCCCAGGAAGATAGGGGAGGTTTTTTCTGCATCTGCAACGGCCTTCTGAGTTCCGGCGGCTATAACATGGATGCCGAAGAGCCTCTCTACACCGTTGGTGTCAACGGCTGCCGTGTCGACCGCATCAGTACCGTGCGGGATGTCATGGATGAGCTCAGGGGTGTCATCCCCGCCACACAGATCAGATCAACAGAAGCAGCCTGA